The nucleotide window TCCGGCGTCGACGTCGTAATCTCGTCGAACGCGGGTGCGATGCGGAAGCGCTGACCCGGTGATGTTGGTCTTAGTTTTTTGAGTGCCATTTTATCTTAAAATGCGCGTTTCGTCGGTTGCCCGACCTTAGATACCGTTGTAGAAGTCGATTACGTCGCCTTCCTTCACGGTTACAATAGCCTTCTTTCCGTGGGGGCGACGGCCCGAAACGGAGCCACCCTTGGTGAATTTCGACTTCAGCTTGCCGTTGGTGCGGATCGTGCTAATGCCCGTTACCGTTACACCATACAGAGCCTCGATTTCCTTTTTGATCTGAACCTTGTTGGCAGTGCGCTCTACTTCGAAAGCGTACTGGCCTTTCTCGTTCAGGGCCGTGGCCTTCTCGGTCACGATAGGTTTCTTCAGCGTGCTCATTACTCAGCGGTAGTATAGAGTTGTTCCAAGGATTTCAACCCGTCTTCCGACAGCAGCAGGGTGTCCGTGTTCAGCAGGTCGTGAGTGTTCAGAGCTACTGGAGTAGCAATCTTCACGCGCTGGATGTTACGGGCCGAGAGCAGCACGTTCTTGTCGGCTTCAGCGGCAACGAACAAGGTTTTCTTGCCGTTGTTGAGCTTAAGACCGTTCAAGATCGAGAGGAAATCTTTCGTTTTGGGAGCGTCCAGGGAGATATTCTCCACCAGAGCAACCTTGCCATCCTGGGCCAGTACCGACAGAGCGGACAGACGGGCCAGGCGCTTGGTCTTTTTGTTCAGCTTGAAGCCGTAGTCACGGGGCTCAGGACCGAATACCCGGCCACCACCGATAAATACTGGCGACTTCATGCTGCCGGCGCGGGCACCGCCCGTACCTTTTTGCTTCTTGAGCTTCTTCGTGGTGCCGTGCACCTCGTTGCGCTGCTTCGACTTGTGCGTACCCTGGCGCTGGTTGGCCAAGTACTGCTTCACGTCGAGGTACATCACGTGCTCGTTCGGCGTGAGGCCGAAGATGGCGTCGGACAGGGTTACCTTGCGGCCGGTGTCCTCACCTTTGATGTTATATACTGACAGTTCCATCTTGCGTTATTTTTCCAGGACCACGTAAGAGTTCTTGGAGCCGGGAATAGAGCCGCTCACCAGAATCAGGTTCTTGTCGGCTACTACGCGCATTACTTTCAGGTTCTGCACTTTTACCCGGTCATTGCCCATACGGCCACCCATGCGCATTCCTTTGAATACGCGCGAAGGCCAGGAGCAAGCACCGATAGAACCAGGGTGACGCAGACGGTTGTGCTGACCGTGGGTCTGCCCGCCTACACCGGCAAAGTTGTAGCGCTTAACTACGCCCTGGAAACCTTTACCTTTTGAGGTGCCTACTACGTCAACAAACTCGCCTTCTTCGAAGAGGCTAGCGTCGATGGTAGAACCTGCAGCGTACGTCGATTCCGCGTCGAGACGGAATTCAACCAGCTTTTTCTTGGGGGTGGTACCGGCTTTAGCGAAGTGACCAGCCAAAGCTTTGGTCGTGTTCTTCGCTTTTTTCTCGCCGTAGCCGATCTGAACGGCGGTGTAACCGTCGTTGGCCAGCGTTTTAACCTGCGTCACTACGCACGGACCCGCCTCGATGAGCGTGCAGGGAATGTTTTTCCCGTCCGGAGTGAAGAGGCTTGTCATACCGATTTTTTTACCGATGATGCCAGGCATTCTGTTAGATTTTATGAAAAGACGCAATAAGAAAACGCCCAAATAGCGTTTTCGGAATGGGAGTGCAAAGCTAGCAAATTGTTGGGGCATAATCCAACCCCGCTCTGAAATATTTTCAGAATCACTTAGTTGGCTCGTTGAGGAGGCTATTAACTCAGTTTCAGCTTCTTCCCTACCCCACTTCTGTCGGGTACAGCCACTGCATGAAGAAGCTCCACTTCCTCCCAGTTCCAGCGGGGCAAAGTTGAGCTCTTAAAAAGTACAATAACTAGGTTCAGAAAGATTAATCAGGCTGGTCTCCAGGTCTGGGATTCTTCAGCAGCGGTGACGCGCAACCCGTTTAATCCAAGCAGGATGAAAAACAGGGAATAAGTCAGGCCAATCTGAGTTTCCAGGGTATACTCCACCAGAAAGGAAAGAGAGACTATAGCGTACTGAATGACGACCAGTGGCGCAAAGCGGGGCCAAGTCCAGAGAAGGGGATAATAAAAGCACAGCGTAAAGACGAGCACGCCAACCAAACCAAAAGCCACTGCAGAATAAATAAATTGATTGTGGGGCTGGATGTAGGACTCGGGATGGATGCTGGGATAATCGCGCTGGTAATGAATAGCCATTTCTTCGGGCATATCAGCCTTACTCACTCCAAACCATGGATTGTCTTGTACCAACTTACCGGCAACCTTATAGGAATACACCCGAGCTACAAGCGAATAGTTATTAGCCGCAGCGGTGTTATCCACTTTGCTGAGGTCTTCTTGGGTGTTGGTAAACTTATTACGAAAAGTAGGGAAGCTCACGTAGCTCAGCACTGGTAATAGCAGCAGTATTGCCGCTATAACGGCTGCTCGACGGTAAGCACGCCGTTGTAGTATTAGCCAGCCTATCATTAGGGCTCCTACTACATAAAATGTTACCAGGCCACTTCGTACTGCCAAAAGATGCTGGAACAGAGCCAGCACGACAACGGCTATAACGAGCAGATGACGCCGAGTGCTCTGCAAAGTAGTATCGAAGGTCAAGTGCACAACGGCTACAGCCACCGCCAGCGTCACCATCAGGCTAAAGCGAATATGGTCGGGCTCCGTGGGCATTATCTTCGAATGCAGATACATTTCATTGATTTCAGCCGTGTGCAACAGATAATTGCCAGTAGCTAATAAAGCAGCTACTACGACGCAGCCAATAAACAATTCCCACAAACGAGTCAGATAATGGCTTGGCAATGCCGGCAGCAACCAGAACGACAAGGGCAACAAGAGAAATGGCGACTGCAGAACCACATCCCGGGTGTACTCTCCGAGATTTCGGGGCTCGGTTGTAAGCCCAGCCGCCAGATGGAGCAAGAACACGCAAGCCAAAGCAGCATACACGCGCCAGTCGCGTTTGCTTCCCTCCTGCTGCCGATGCACCACACTGTAGCAAATTGCGGTGAGTGTAACCCCTACAATACCGATGCTAGGCAGGATCCGGAAGAAGTCAGCCACAAACAACCCCACGATAATGAAGGAGCAGAACACAGCTGCGGCTAAGGTCAAGCGTGGCACTGTCAGGATCAACTGCATAAGGAATCTTGCGGGGTGAGATTTTGGGAGCCTTCCTCCTACTTACTTCGAAATAGAGACCAACTCAACGGCGCAAGTTGGCTAGTATATATAAGAAAACACCCCACCAGTCCGAAAACTGATGGGGTGTTTATCTTATTCAGCTACTGAAACCAGTCCTCAGACTTTGATTTCAACGTCAACGCCGCTGGGCAGCTCAAGCTTCATCAGAGCATCTACGGTCTTCGACGAAGTCGAGTAGATGTCCACGAGGCGCTTGTAGGTGCAGAGCTGGAACTGCTCACGCGACTTCTTGTTCACGTGGGGCGAACGAAGAACGGTGAATTTTTCCTTGTCGGTCGGCAATGGAATTGGACCGCTTACGATAGCGCCCGTAG belongs to Hymenobacter cellulosilyticus and includes:
- the rplC gene encoding 50S ribosomal protein L3; this translates as MPGIIGKKIGMTSLFTPDGKNIPCTLIEAGPCVVTQVKTLANDGYTAVQIGYGEKKAKNTTKALAGHFAKAGTTPKKKLVEFRLDAESTYAAGSTIDASLFEEGEFVDVVGTSKGKGFQGVVKRYNFAGVGGQTHGQHNRLRHPGSIGACSWPSRVFKGMRMGGRMGNDRVKVQNLKVMRVVADKNLILVSGSIPGSKNSYVVLEK
- the rplW gene encoding 50S ribosomal protein L23, with amino-acid sequence MSTLKKPIVTEKATALNEKGQYAFEVERTANKVQIKKEIEALYGVTVTGISTIRTNGKLKSKFTKGGSVSGRRPHGKKAIVTVKEGDVIDFYNGI
- the rpsJ gene encoding 30S ribosomal protein S10, yielding MNQKIRIKLKSYDHNLVDKSSEKIVKAVKATGAIVSGPIPLPTDKEKFTVLRSPHVNKKSREQFQLCTYKRLVDIYSTSSKTVDALMKLELPSGVDVEIKV
- a CDS encoding O-antigen ligase family protein; translated protein: MQLILTVPRLTLAAAVFCSFIIVGLFVADFFRILPSIGIVGVTLTAICYSVVHRQQEGSKRDWRVYAALACVFLLHLAAGLTTEPRNLGEYTRDVVLQSPFLLLPLSFWLLPALPSHYLTRLWELFIGCVVVAALLATGNYLLHTAEINEMYLHSKIMPTEPDHIRFSLMVTLAVAVAVVHLTFDTTLQSTRRHLLVIAVVVLALFQHLLAVRSGLVTFYVVGALMIGWLILQRRAYRRAAVIAAILLLLPVLSYVSFPTFRNKFTNTQEDLSKVDNTAAANNYSLVARVYSYKVAGKLVQDNPWFGVSKADMPEEMAIHYQRDYPSIHPESYIQPHNQFIYSAVAFGLVGVLVFTLCFYYPLLWTWPRFAPLVVIQYAIVSLSFLVEYTLETQIGLTYSLFFILLGLNGLRVTAAEESQTWRPA
- the rplD gene encoding 50S ribosomal protein L4 is translated as MELSVYNIKGEDTGRKVTLSDAIFGLTPNEHVMYLDVKQYLANQRQGTHKSKQRNEVHGTTKKLKKQKGTGGARAGSMKSPVFIGGGRVFGPEPRDYGFKLNKKTKRLARLSALSVLAQDGKVALVENISLDAPKTKDFLSILNGLKLNNGKKTLFVAAEADKNVLLSARNIQRVKIATPVALNTHDLLNTDTLLLSEDGLKSLEQLYTTAE